In Elaeis guineensis isolate ETL-2024a chromosome 1, EG11, whole genome shotgun sequence, a genomic segment contains:
- the LOC105032448 gene encoding stearoyl-[acyl-carrier-protein] 9-desaturase, chloroplastic-like yields the protein MALRVNLAPEMALCFALQKRSTRSPRVSMTSTIPSSPKVESLKKRFSPPHEVHLQVTHSMPPHKIEIFKSLEEWAENNILVLLKPVEKSWQPQDFLPDSSSEGFYEEVKELRERSREIPDDYYVCLVGDMITEEALPTYQTMLNTLDGVRDETGASLTSWAIWTRAWTAEENRHGDLLNKYLYLTGRVDMKQIEKTIQYLIGSGMDPRTENSPYLGFIYTSFQERATFISHGNTARLAKDYGDLKLAQICGTIAADEKRHETAYTKIVEKLFEIDPDGTVLAFADMMKKKISMPAHLMYDGHDDNLFEHFSAVAQRLRVYTAKDYADILDFLVRRWNVEKLAGLSGEGNRAQDFVCTLASRIRRLEERAQERAKQTPCIPFSWIYGREVQL from the exons ATGGCTCTTCGAGTGAACCTTGCACCGGAGATGGCTCTCTGCTTCGCTCTCCAAAAGAGGAGTACGAGATCCCCCAGGGTGTCTATGACCTCCACCATTCCCTCCTCCCCAAA GGTTGAGTCTCTGAAAAAACGCTTCAGTCCTCCACATGAGGTGCATTTGCAAGTCACTCATTCCATGCCACCACACAAGATTGAGATTTTCAAGTCCTTAGAAGAGTGGGCGGAAAATAATATCTTGGTGCTTTTAAAGCCAGTCGAGAAGAGTTGGCAACCACAGGATTTTCTGCCAGATTCTTCATCTGAGGGTTTTTATGAGGAAGTTAAGGAGTTGAGGGAGCGGTCAAGGGAGATCCCTGATGATTATTATGTTTGCCTGGTCGGAGATATGATCACTGAGGAGGCTCTTCCCACATATCAAACAATGCTTAATACTCTTGATGGTGTCCGAGATGAAACAGGTGCAAGCCTTACCTCATGGGCTATTTGGACAAGGGCATGGACTGCTGAAGAGAACAGACATGGTGACCTTCTCAACAAGTATTTGTACCTAACTGGAAGAGTGGACATGAAACAAATTGAGAAGACAATTCAGTATCTGATTGGTTCGGGAATG GATCCTAGGACAGAGAATAGCCCCTACCTTGGTTTCATTTATACGTCATTTCAAGAACGAGCAACCTTCATATCCCATGGGAACACGGCTAGGCTTGCCAAAGATTATGGGGACCTGAAACTGGCTCAGATATGTGGTACGATTGCTGCTGATGAGAAGCGCCATGAGACTGCATACACCAAGATAGTGGAGAAGCTGTTTGAAATAGATCCAGATGGGACTGTGCTTGCATTTGCTGACATGATGAAAAAGAAGATCTCAATGCCTGCCCATTTGATGTACGATGGGCACGATGATAACTTGTTCGAACACTTCTCTGCTGTTGCTCAGCGATTGCGTGTCTATACTGCCAAGGACTATGCTGATATACTCGACTTTCTTGTCCGGAGGTGGAATGTGGAGAAGCTAGCTGGCCTTTCTGGGGAGGGGAACCGAGCTCAAGACTTTGTTTGCACTTTGGCTTCTAGGATACGGAGGCTTGAAGAAAGAGCACAAGAGAGAGCCAAGCAAACACCGTGCATTCCCTTCAGTTGGATTTATGGTAGGGAAGTGCAGCTTTGA